A single window of Candidatus Dormiibacterota bacterium DNA harbors:
- a CDS encoding KGG domain-containing protein produces the protein MPASGKRGFGSMDEAKQREIASKGGQAAHLKGSAHEFSPEEARQAGSKGGKAAHEKGSAHEFSSEEARAAGRKGGEASSQDRNRMAAIGREGGKH, from the coding sequence ATGCCAGCAAGCGGCAAGCGGGGCTTCGGTTCCATGGATGAAGCAAAGCAACGGGAAATCGCCAGCAAAGGCGGCCAGGCGGCGCACCTGAAGGGGTCGGCGCATGAGTTCAGCCCCGAGGAAGCCCGGCAAGCGGGGAGCAAAGGCGGCAAAGCCGCGCACGAGAAGGGATCCGCGCACGAGTTCTCTTCCGAAGAAGCCCGTGCGGCCGGCCGCAAGGGTGGCGAGGCGTCCAGCCAGGATCGCAACCGGATGGCCGCCATCGGCCGAGAGGGCGGCAAACACTGA
- a CDS encoding TrpB-like pyridoxal phosphate-dependent enzyme, which yields MSIHAPEAANKILLDEGEMPKRWYNIQADLPFPGSPPLHPATKQPVGPQDLAPLFPMELIKQEVSQERYIDIPQPIQDALRLWRPTPLMRATRLERELKTTAKIYYKYEGSSPAGSHKPNTAVAQAFYNKAEGTKRLTTETGAGQWGSALAFATKLFELECMVYMVRISYEQKPYRKSMMHVWGAEVVPSPSDRTQAGRRIRAESPDSTGSLGIAISEAIEDAALREDTKYSLGSVLNHVLMHQTIIGEEAQLQMERAGATPDVVVGCVGGGSNFSGLAFPFLRDRIQGRSKTRFLAVEPAASPSITRGKYAYDFGDTIGMTPLLKMHTLGHAFVPDGIHAGGLRYHGMAPLVSALADHGFIDAVAYPQRTVFDAAVQFARTEGTIPAPETAHAIRAVIDEAVKAREHGESPTILFNFSGHGLLDLAAYDAYFAGTLSDVTLSEARIQEMVAAL from the coding sequence ATGAGCATTCACGCGCCCGAGGCCGCCAATAAGATCCTGCTCGACGAGGGAGAGATGCCCAAGCGCTGGTACAACATCCAGGCGGACCTCCCGTTCCCCGGTAGCCCACCGCTCCATCCCGCCACCAAGCAGCCAGTGGGTCCCCAGGACCTGGCGCCGCTTTTCCCGATGGAGCTGATCAAGCAAGAAGTCTCGCAGGAGCGCTATATCGACATCCCGCAACCGATTCAGGACGCCCTGCGACTCTGGCGCCCGACTCCGTTGATGCGCGCCACGCGGCTGGAGCGGGAGTTGAAGACCACCGCAAAGATTTACTACAAGTACGAGGGCAGCAGTCCGGCCGGGTCGCACAAGCCGAACACGGCGGTCGCCCAGGCCTTCTACAACAAAGCGGAAGGCACCAAGCGGCTGACGACAGAAACTGGGGCCGGCCAGTGGGGGAGTGCCCTAGCGTTCGCGACCAAGCTCTTCGAGCTGGAGTGCATGGTCTACATGGTCCGTATCAGCTACGAGCAGAAGCCGTACCGCAAAAGCATGATGCACGTCTGGGGCGCAGAGGTCGTGCCCAGCCCATCGGACCGGACGCAAGCGGGCCGGCGGATCCGCGCGGAGAGCCCGGACTCGACCGGCAGTCTGGGGATCGCGATCTCGGAAGCGATCGAAGACGCGGCCTTGAGGGAGGATACCAAGTACTCGCTGGGCAGCGTCCTCAACCATGTGTTGATGCACCAGACCATCATCGGAGAGGAAGCGCAGCTGCAGATGGAGCGGGCGGGCGCGACGCCGGATGTTGTGGTCGGCTGCGTCGGTGGCGGCAGCAACTTTTCGGGATTGGCGTTTCCATTCCTGCGCGACCGGATCCAAGGCCGCAGCAAAACGCGCTTTCTGGCGGTCGAGCCGGCAGCTTCTCCCTCGATCACGCGCGGCAAGTACGCCTACGACTTCGGGGACACGATTGGAATGACGCCCTTACTCAAGATGCACACCCTCGGGCACGCGTTTGTGCCGGATGGCATCCATGCGGGAGGGCTTCGCTACCACGGGATGGCGCCACTCGTTTCGGCGCTCGCCGACCATGGCTTCATCGACGCCGTGGCCTACCCGCAGCGCACCGTCTTCGATGCGGCGGTGCAGTTCGCCCGCACGGAGGGCACGATTCCAGCGCCGGAGACGGCACACGCCATCCGGGCCGTCATCGACGAGGCGGTCAAGGCTCGCGAACATGGTGAGTCGCCGACCATTCTCTTCAACTTCAGCGGTCACGGACTGCTCGACCTGGCCGCGTATGACGCCTACTTCGCGGGCACCCTGTCCGACGTCACGCTCTCGGAGGCGCGCATCCAGGAAATGGTCGCCGCGCTATAG